From a region of the Bacteroidales bacterium genome:
- a CDS encoding DUF3570 domain-containing protein, whose amino-acid sequence MKKILILSVLFSLISLGYAQEKAQDSTSVYKKRVLENVEVDFLASYYTQDGSNAAVTGGIGTEELTDFAPSFVISIPLNDDDVLTIDAGISAYTSASSSNINPFDGGVVAFSTASSSNKSISDDDDDDDDYDNQLADPFVASSGASSSDVWVNLTGTYSHSSDDRNNIWSAKISLSKEYDYASFGFGGSYTKLFNEKNTELSLNANVYFDKWNPLYPVELQSYAEELEGTSSTLFTEFTLTGNLDYNPIFAEFEDENRNSYSIGLGFSQILSKRLQGSLALDIVQQEGLLSTPFQRVYFADIEDSFIENFQLADAIEQLPDTRLKLAVGGRLNYYINEIFVLRTYYRYYSDDWGIRSHTASIELPIKISSKFTLYPSYRFYNQTAADYFAPYEEHLSTEEFYTSDYDLSEFTANQYGFGVSYTDVFTSFRIWKFGLKSIDLNFHQYERDSGLKASVITGGLKFILD is encoded by the coding sequence GTTTTAGAAAACGTTGAAGTAGACTTTTTAGCTAGTTACTACACTCAAGATGGATCTAATGCTGCTGTTACCGGTGGCATAGGTACCGAAGAACTCACTGATTTTGCTCCTTCGTTTGTAATATCCATACCTTTAAATGATGATGATGTATTGACTATTGATGCAGGTATATCTGCATACACATCAGCATCTTCCAGTAATATAAATCCTTTTGATGGAGGTGTTGTTGCGTTCTCAACGGCTTCTTCCAGTAATAAAAGTATTTCTGATGATGATGATGATGATGACGATTATGATAATCAGCTTGCAGACCCTTTTGTAGCTTCTTCGGGTGCTTCATCCAGCGATGTTTGGGTGAACTTAACAGGAACTTATAGCCACAGTTCCGATGATAGAAATAATATATGGTCAGCTAAAATTTCTTTATCAAAGGAGTATGATTATGCTTCATTTGGTTTTGGTGGAAGTTATACCAAGCTTTTTAACGAAAAAAATACAGAATTAAGTTTAAATGCTAACGTCTATTTTGATAAATGGAATCCATTATACCCTGTTGAGTTGCAATCCTATGCCGAGGAATTAGAGGGGACGAGTAGCACATTATTTACGGAGTTTACCCTTACGGGAAATCTAGATTATAATCCAATATTTGCAGAATTTGAAGACGAAAATAGGAACTCGTATTCCATAGGTTTAGGATTTTCGCAAATACTTTCAAAAAGATTGCAAGGTTCTTTAGCTTTAGATATTGTTCAGCAAGAAGGTCTGTTGTCAACTCCTTTTCAAAGGGTGTATTTTGCCGATATAGAGGATTCTTTTATCGAGAACTTTCAATTGGCTGATGCTATTGAACAATTGCCCGATACTAGGCTTAAGTTAGCTGTTGGTGGGCGTTTAAATTATTATATCAACGAAATTTTTGTGCTGAGAACATATTATCGCTATTATTCTGATGATTGGGGCATTCGTTCGCATACCGCAAGTATAGAGCTTCCTATAAAAATATCAAGTAAGTTTACCTTGTATCCTTCGTATCGTTTTTATAATCAAACGGCGGCGGATTATTTTGCCCCCTATGAAGAACACCTTTCAACAGAAGAGTTTTATACTTCAGATTACGATTTGTCTGAATTTACTGCAAACCAGTATGGTTTCGGTGTTTCTTATACCGATGTGTTTACGAGTTTTAGAATATGGAAGTTTGGGCTAAAAAGTATTGACTTAAACTTTCACCAATACGAAAGAGATTCTGGACTAAAGGCCAGTGTTATTACTGGTGGACTTAAGTTTATACTTGATTAA